The following are from one region of the Aquirufa lenticrescens genome:
- a CDS encoding AraC family transcriptional regulator — MLYYFALLSVLLALILSIYNWRVNKNTFYISGILVILSAHGLTHFFTDPSQSDFSLALFYGNLTPFWLLPGPLLYFYFRSVFFPGRPKWTTIDLLHFIPFAVQLINIFPYLISPFDYKLQVAHAIHLDLNNLQKVRIYSFCSFSASLLSRPIIMLAYLVWCSLLMLRQKSSLSKSKHNWLVFFLGGLLIPTIAYLYIALKLFNAPIPRISIDNYSTYFISGIAYIALPIILITLFPEVLFGIKPLNLKHAEEGSKVIKEDNDYYLELTKKIDQYCHKEKPYLQPSFEIANLAKAMQVPQKQISNACKIAYNKKFTEIRNHMRVEHAKQLLQNGLTNNNTIEAIGAYSGFKSRSTFYEAFKAETGMTPSQYLEKLA, encoded by the coding sequence ATGCTTTACTACTTTGCACTACTTTCGGTATTGTTAGCTTTAATACTGTCCATTTATAATTGGAGAGTGAATAAAAACACGTTTTACATTAGCGGAATTTTAGTTATTCTCTCTGCTCACGGACTTACCCACTTTTTTACTGATCCGTCTCAAAGTGATTTTTCATTGGCCCTATTTTATGGGAACTTAACTCCGTTTTGGTTATTGCCCGGCCCATTACTTTATTTTTATTTTAGATCTGTCTTCTTTCCTGGAAGACCTAAATGGACAACAATAGACCTCTTACATTTCATTCCTTTTGCCGTTCAGCTAATCAATATTTTCCCCTATTTGATAAGTCCTTTTGACTATAAATTACAAGTAGCACACGCCATTCACTTAGATCTAAATAACTTACAAAAAGTACGTATTTATTCGTTTTGTTCTTTTAGTGCCTCTTTATTAAGCCGACCCATTATTATGTTAGCCTACCTAGTTTGGTGCTCCTTATTAATGCTTCGACAGAAAAGCTCATTAAGTAAATCAAAACATAATTGGCTAGTGTTCTTCCTAGGCGGTCTTCTAATACCTACTATTGCCTACCTATATATTGCATTAAAGTTGTTTAATGCGCCTATACCACGCATTTCGATAGATAATTATTCCACTTACTTTATCTCCGGAATAGCTTACATAGCATTACCTATCATTTTAATTACGCTATTCCCTGAAGTGCTTTTTGGCATAAAACCACTAAATCTAAAACACGCTGAGGAGGGCTCGAAAGTAATTAAGGAGGACAATGACTATTATCTCGAATTAACCAAAAAAATAGATCAATATTGTCATAAAGAAAAGCCCTACCTGCAGCCATCATTTGAGATAGCTAATTTAGCTAAAGCCATGCAAGTGCCACAAAAACAAATCTCAAACGCCTGCAAAATTGCCTACAATAAAAAATTTACCGAAATCCGTAATCACATGCGTGTAGAACATGCGAAACAATTGCTACAAAATGGGCTTACAAACAATAATACCATTGAAGCGATAGGAGCATATTCAGGATTCAAATCAAGATCTACCTTCTATGAAGCTTTCAAAGCCGAAACAGGAATGACCCCTAGCCAATATTTGGAAAAATTAGCTTAA
- a CDS encoding asparaginase domain-containing protein has translation MIQIFVTGGTFDKEYNELNGSLFFKDTHLPEMLEKGRSRLDVSIDTLLMKDSLEFSDVDRRLISFACASAGANRILITHGTDTMVQTAQYLAAQNLAKTIVLTGAMIPYKFGSSDGMFNLGSALAFLQILEPGVYISMNGKIFATNNVRKNLEKGEFETIN, from the coding sequence ATGATCCAAATCTTTGTAACCGGCGGCACTTTTGACAAGGAATACAACGAACTAAATGGGTCGTTGTTCTTTAAAGATACACACTTACCGGAAATGCTCGAAAAGGGCCGGAGCAGACTCGATGTTTCGATCGATACTTTGCTCATGAAAGACAGCTTAGAGTTTAGTGACGTGGATCGCCGGTTAATTTCCTTTGCCTGCGCGTCTGCCGGCGCTAATCGCATCTTAATTACTCATGGAACAGATACGATGGTCCAAACGGCTCAATATTTGGCCGCGCAGAATTTGGCTAAAACCATCGTCCTCACCGGCGCCATGATTCCCTATAAATTTGGTAGCTCAGATGGGATGTTTAATCTGGGTAGTGCTTTGGCATTCCTCCAAATTCTAGAGCCCGGAGTCTACATTTCGATGAATGGGAAGATTTTTGCGACGAATAACGTCCGCAAGAACCTAGAAAAAGGTGAATTCGAGACAATTAATTAA
- a CDS encoding heme-binding domain-containing protein: MKNKIIVGLIVVLIAIQFVPTEKNLSNDNTYAIETKYEVPADVKVLLENACNDCHSNKSTYPWYSSVQPVGFWLDHHVNDGKKHLNFATFTKMPIAVQNHKLEETIEQVESGEMPMPSYTYFGLHSNAKLSEADRSKIINWAKSQMAMLKSSYPADSLKMKPRPRG; the protein is encoded by the coding sequence ATGAAGAACAAAATCATCGTTGGATTAATCGTTGTATTAATCGCCATCCAATTCGTTCCTACGGAAAAGAACCTTTCGAACGACAACACTTACGCTATCGAAACGAAGTATGAGGTTCCTGCAGACGTTAAGGTCTTGCTAGAAAATGCCTGCAACGATTGCCATTCAAATAAATCTACCTACCCTTGGTACAGTTCGGTTCAGCCGGTGGGATTTTGGTTAGATCACCATGTGAATGATGGTAAAAAGCACTTGAATTTCGCGACGTTCACGAAGATGCCTATCGCGGTGCAAAACCACAAATTGGAAGAAACGATCGAACAAGTAGAGTCTGGCGAGATGCCTATGCCGTCTTACACGTATTTTGGTTTACATAGTAATGCCAAATTATCAGAGGCAGACCGCTCTAAAATCATCAACTGGGCTAAGTCTCAAATGGCGATGTTGAAATCAAGCTATCCGGCGGATAGTTTGAAGATGAAGCCAAGACCGCGCGGCTAA
- a CDS encoding NAD(P)-dependent alcohol dehydrogenase — MIKVHGYGAVNPQAPIAPIDFERRDVGPKDVKIDILYCGVCHSDIHMVRSEWGPSVYPIVPGHEIVGTITEVGAEVTKFKVGDLAGVGVFVDSCRECPSCKKGQEQYCDEEMTPTYNGYYRDGVTQTFGGYSSTYVIDEAYTLHIPFTKELERVAPLLCAGITTYSPLRYAGVGKGHKVAVLGLGGLGHMAVKFAASFGAEVTMLSTSPSKEADAKALGAHHFALSTDPATMESLKGSFDFILNTVAASHDLNKFLGLLKVEGKMLLVGIPPEAAQVYAATLISKRRSIIGSMIGGIEETQEMLDYCAEHNILSDVEMIDMKDVNEAYERVIKSDVKYRFVIDMKTL; from the coding sequence ATGATAAAAGTACACGGATATGGCGCGGTAAATCCGCAGGCGCCCATTGCACCGATTGATTTTGAAAGACGCGATGTAGGTCCTAAAGACGTTAAAATCGACATCCTCTATTGCGGGGTTTGTCACTCAGATATTCACATGGTGCGCTCCGAGTGGGGGCCGTCTGTGTATCCGATTGTTCCAGGCCACGAAATTGTGGGTACGATCACGGAAGTAGGTGCCGAAGTAACGAAGTTTAAAGTGGGCGATTTGGCAGGTGTGGGTGTTTTTGTGGACTCGTGCCGCGAGTGTCCATCGTGTAAAAAGGGTCAGGAGCAATACTGCGACGAGGAGATGACGCCTACCTATAATGGCTATTACCGCGATGGGGTGACGCAGACTTTTGGCGGATATTCCTCGACGTATGTCATCGATGAAGCCTATACATTGCACATTCCGTTTACCAAAGAGCTAGAGCGCGTCGCTCCTCTATTATGCGCCGGCATCACGACATATTCGCCTTTGCGCTATGCTGGGGTAGGTAAGGGTCACAAAGTGGCGGTCTTAGGTTTGGGTGGTTTGGGCCACATGGCGGTGAAATTTGCGGCTTCTTTTGGCGCGGAAGTGACCATGTTGAGTACTTCTCCTTCCAAAGAAGCAGACGCAAAAGCCCTAGGCGCTCACCACTTCGCTTTGTCTACTGACCCTGCAACGATGGAATCTTTGAAAGGCTCATTTGACTTCATCTTGAATACGGTGGCGGCGTCACATGATTTGAATAAGTTTTTGGGCCTTTTGAAGGTCGAAGGCAAGATGCTTTTAGTCGGAATTCCTCCAGAGGCAGCTCAAGTTTACGCGGCTACGTTGATTTCCAAAAGACGTTCCATCATCGGATCGATGATCGGCGGCATCGAGGAAACACAAGAAATGCTAGACTACTGCGCGGAACATAACATCCTTTCTGATGTCGAAATGATTGACATGAAAGATGTGAACGAGGCGTACGAGCGTGTGATCAAGTCAGATGTGAAGTACCGCTTTGTGATTGATATGAAGACGCTGTAA
- a CDS encoding OmpA family protein — protein MRQILLLLFISFGTFAQSSLSFLVGGTDRTLQQAATRRDVLLHYTSLGGQYGRFLKPTAEVFGGVSYGFDLSSPARSASASAGMRYFLKPLSKRFVPFGQFSGELLFDNSYALTNRDADFVGSAGLGIDFKAASAVSLRGSVALGLPFFSSGSLSPFTNSGSNVFAGLSVVFRLPSPVKAPAMAVEAIVAAAPAVVAEAPATAVAAPVPVVAAPAGGSSAEVVAVAPAVAPATAVATVASVASVAKADVDLDSLFNTQIYFKTDKSWVGPESAKKLDRIIELMAEYPDVKIHLKGHTDYRKSDDYNLKLSLKRVQNVRLYLVQHGVAAARFKAEAFSEEAPASRTDLQLNRRVEVRIWR, from the coding sequence ATGAGACAAATTCTACTTTTACTTTTTATCAGTTTTGGCACTTTCGCGCAGTCTTCCCTCTCGTTTCTGGTAGGAGGCACAGATCGCACGCTTCAACAGGCTGCGACTCGAAGAGATGTGTTGTTGCATTATACTTCTTTAGGGGGGCAATATGGTCGTTTTTTGAAGCCTACGGCGGAGGTTTTTGGCGGAGTTTCTTATGGTTTTGACCTTTCTTCTCCGGCGCGATCTGCTTCCGCTTCTGCGGGTATGCGGTATTTTTTGAAGCCTCTTTCCAAACGCTTTGTGCCTTTTGGGCAATTTTCTGGCGAATTACTTTTCGATAATTCCTATGCGCTGACGAATCGCGATGCTGATTTTGTAGGTTCTGCTGGATTAGGGATTGACTTCAAAGCGGCTTCGGCTGTTTCTTTGCGTGGTTCGGTGGCTTTAGGTTTGCCTTTCTTTTCGTCTGGGTCTTTAAGTCCGTTTACGAATAGTGGATCGAATGTCTTTGCGGGGCTGAGTGTGGTGTTTCGTTTGCCATCGCCGGTTAAGGCGCCGGCTATGGCGGTTGAGGCTATCGTGGCTGCTGCTCCGGCTGTGGTTGCTGAGGCGCCTGCGACTGCTGTTGCCGCTCCTGTTCCTGTGGTTGCGGCTCCGGCTGGTGGTTCTTCGGCTGAAGTCGTTGCGGTTGCACCTGCAGTTGCGCCAGCTACTGCGGTTGCTACTGTTGCATCTGTCGCTTCTGTCGCGAAAGCGGATGTAGATTTGGACAGCTTATTTAATACCCAAATCTATTTCAAAACGGATAAGTCTTGGGTAGGCCCAGAATCTGCCAAAAAATTAGATCGCATCATCGAATTAATGGCCGAATATCCCGATGTGAAAATCCACTTAAAAGGACATACGGATTACCGAAAATCGGACGATTATAATTTAAAACTATCATTGAAACGTGTCCAAAACGTGCGCTTGTATTTAGTACAACACGGCGTTGCAGCGGCGCGATTTAAAGCAGAGGCCTTTTCAGAAGAGGCACCTGCTTCTCGAACAGATTTACAGCTGAATCGCCGGGTGGAAGTCCGGATTTGGCGTTAA
- a CDS encoding PorP/SprF family type IX secretion system membrane protein, translating to MRKIILLLLLLGGHIASAQIESMYSMYQINPLVTSPAHSGIISRDAKGEFVAINRQQWIGVQGSPRTSILTGNYQLKPKIGIAGVFAADQAGPLRITSLSGDLGYSVRLNTDWKMNGGLRLSVSSVSIDYAGLTAIDINDPYIQVNKSTGLKPNTGWGLHFAHRNGSFISVSQPRVLTYDFGNLSGAFKDVAYTYLQAGTSIQAAPGIRISPSAMLRMASSVPLSWDVNLLANLSEKIDVGVIYRDKISYGARLGVPFSKKVYVAYTAEFPLATLNPIGVQTHELALKLSLFEKQK from the coding sequence ATGAGAAAGATAATTCTATTGCTTTTACTATTAGGAGGCCACATCGCTTCCGCCCAAATCGAGTCGATGTATTCGATGTACCAAATCAATCCTTTGGTCACTTCTCCCGCTCATTCCGGAATTATTTCCCGTGACGCAAAAGGGGAGTTCGTGGCGATAAACCGCCAGCAATGGATAGGAGTGCAGGGCTCGCCACGCACGTCTATTTTGACCGGGAATTACCAGCTGAAGCCTAAAATCGGCATCGCCGGCGTTTTCGCTGCTGACCAAGCCGGCCCTTTGCGCATCACAAGTTTATCCGGCGATTTAGGGTATTCCGTACGCTTAAATACGGATTGGAAAATGAATGGAGGACTTCGGCTTTCCGTTTCCTCCGTTTCCATCGATTATGCAGGTTTAACGGCCATCGATATCAATGATCCCTATATCCAGGTCAATAAATCGACTGGATTAAAGCCAAACACAGGCTGGGGATTGCATTTCGCTCACCGTAATGGTTCGTTTATATCGGTTTCTCAGCCGCGGGTGCTGACCTATGATTTTGGCAATTTATCTGGGGCCTTTAAAGATGTCGCTTACACATACTTGCAGGCGGGAACTTCGATTCAGGCTGCTCCGGGGATTCGTATTTCCCCCTCTGCGATGCTACGTATGGCTTCTTCTGTGCCGCTTAGCTGGGATGTGAATTTGCTGGCTAATCTATCTGAAAAGATTGATGTGGGTGTAATTTATCGCGACAAAATCTCCTACGGCGCGCGCCTCGGGGTCCCCTTTTCTAAGAAAGTGTATGTCGCATATACGGCGGAATTTCCTTTAGCTACGTTGAATCCCATCGGGGTCCAAACCCACGAGCTGGCGCTTAAATTATCCTTATTCGAGAAACAAAAATGA